A genome region from Sphingobacteriaceae bacterium GW460-11-11-14-LB5 includes the following:
- a CDS encoding ATPase, whose amino-acid sequence MTELNNELFCNLGDRSADGYFIFDDTAQNFSYLNKSISKIWELSIDEIIANPTVLLNRIHPEDIAHVISCYQECLEDGKEKKYEFRLLFPDREKYLRVIVFAIADGEIKRLVGTVEDTTVMRHNKIHIEQINARKNITLEVLAHDLKEPLGMMKLTASSMLAGIEQTGDEQMIDALSFIQDMCERNLLLVRSMINREFLKSSVIEIGKERNDLVWELRDVVRFYKRSKLGKMKNIKLTSSAEQIYLRLDSMKFLQVINNLISNSIKFTADYGNISLHAEEYESTVLITVADDGIGIPEELQAGLFDHLPETLRPGLKGEESGGFGMGIIKAIVDLHQGKIWFESKTGVGTTFYIELPK is encoded by the coding sequence ATGACCGAATTAAATAACGAACTTTTTTGTAATCTGGGGGATCGTTCTGCTGACGGATATTTTATTTTCGATGATACGGCACAAAATTTTTCATACCTCAATAAATCGATAAGTAAAATTTGGGAACTCAGCATTGATGAAATTATAGCCAATCCAACTGTACTGCTTAACCGCATACACCCCGAAGATATAGCGCATGTAATATCCTGCTACCAGGAATGCCTTGAAGATGGTAAAGAGAAAAAATATGAATTCCGTTTGTTGTTTCCCGACAGAGAAAAATATTTACGGGTAATTGTGTTTGCAATTGCAGATGGAGAGATAAAGCGCTTAGTCGGTACAGTAGAAGATACCACTGTAATGCGCCATAATAAAATCCATATCGAACAAATAAATGCCCGAAAAAATATCACCTTAGAAGTATTGGCGCATGATTTAAAAGAACCACTGGGTATGATGAAATTAACAGCTTCATCCATGTTAGCCGGTATTGAACAAACAGGCGATGAACAGATGATAGATGCGTTATCTTTTATTCAGGATATGTGTGAACGTAACCTGCTTTTGGTACGGAGCATGATTAACCGGGAGTTTTTAAAGTCATCTGTCATAGAAATTGGTAAGGAACGAAATGATTTGGTTTGGGAACTTAGAGATGTAGTCCGTTTTTATAAACGATCGAAACTGGGTAAAATGAAGAACATTAAGCTTACCAGTTCTGCTGAACAGATTTATCTGCGCCTTGATAGCATGAAGTTTTTGCAGGTGATCAATAACCTCATCTCCAACTCAATAAAATTTACTGCCGATTATGGAAATATTTCGTTACATGCCGAAGAATATGAAAGTACCGTTTTAATTACCGTAGCTGATGATGGAATTGGAATTCCGGAAGAACTGCAGGCCGGACTTTTTGACCACTTACCCGAAACCTTAAGGCCAGGACTTAAAGGTGAAGAATCTGGTGGATTTGGTATGGGCATTATTAAGGCAATTGTTGACTTACATCAGGGAAAAATCTGGTTTGAGAGCAAAACCGGTGTTGGAACCACCTTCTATATCGAGCTACCTAAGTAG
- a CDS encoding oxidoreductase: protein MITTYLIRCFFRANGFLICFLLISFAVKAQQKLNVAIAGLSHDHVYLIMNSYQKAEVNIIGIAESNPELVNRFKSRYKIPDSLFYHNLTDLLKKKKPDVVLAYNAISEHLAVVEAAAPLGISVMVEKPLAITVKQAERMAALATTYKVHVLTNYETTWYPSNQELYQDVKETNTIGALRKIIVHDGHQGPKEIGVSAAFLSWLTDPNQNGAGALVDFGCYGANLMTWLMDGKAPISVTAITHQIKKDVYPNVDDDATILLEYPSATGIIEASWNWPFSIKDMEVFGATGYIQAINDKTLRLKNKGMGDYKIYQAKPLKPIYSNHLSYLSAVLNGEINSANDLSSLQNNLIVVKILAAAKKSAQTGKKVVLK from the coding sequence ATGATAACTACTTATCTGATCAGGTGTTTTTTTAGAGCCAATGGCTTTCTTATTTGCTTTTTACTTATTTCTTTCGCTGTTAAAGCACAGCAAAAATTAAATGTGGCCATAGCAGGGCTCAGTCACGATCACGTTTATCTCATCATGAACAGCTACCAGAAGGCTGAAGTTAACATTATTGGTATTGCCGAAAGTAATCCTGAGTTGGTTAACCGGTTCAAAAGCCGTTATAAAATTCCTGATAGCCTGTTTTATCATAATCTTACAGATTTATTAAAGAAAAAGAAACCTGATGTGGTTTTAGCTTACAATGCCATAAGCGAACATTTGGCAGTAGTAGAAGCAGCAGCTCCTCTTGGCATATCGGTAATGGTAGAAAAACCGCTGGCCATAACCGTTAAGCAGGCAGAAAGAATGGCTGCATTGGCTACAACATATAAAGTGCATGTGCTTACCAATTACGAAACTACCTGGTATCCGAGCAATCAGGAACTTTATCAGGATGTAAAGGAAACCAATACCATTGGTGCCTTACGCAAAATAATTGTGCACGATGGCCATCAGGGGCCGAAGGAAATTGGCGTGAGTGCAGCATTTTTAAGCTGGTTAACCGATCCCAATCAAAACGGGGCAGGCGCATTGGTAGATTTTGGCTGTTACGGTGCTAATTTAATGACTTGGCTAATGGATGGAAAAGCGCCAATTTCGGTTACTGCAATTACCCACCAGATTAAAAAAGATGTTTATCCAAATGTTGATGACGATGCAACAATTTTATTGGAATACCCATCGGCTACAGGAATTATCGAAGCGTCGTGGAACTGGCCCTTTAGCATAAAAGATATGGAAGTGTTTGGCGCAACCGGATACATCCAGGCCATTAACGATAAAACTTTGAGACTAAAGAATAAAGGGATGGGTGATTATAAAATTTACCAGGCAAAGCCTTTAAAACCAATTTATTCAAATCATTTAAGTTATCTGTCTGCCGTTTTAAATGGAGAAATTAATTCGGCAAATGATTTATCGTCGCTACAGAATAATTTAATTGTGGTGAAAATTTTAGCGGCTGCGAAGAAGTCGGCTCAAACCGGTAAAAAGGTGGTTTTAAAATAG
- a CDS encoding peptidase S9 yields MIKKLHLYLLIASASISLNSAAQDAVSYQTPPKEIADLLLAKPTPGVSIDGKAEWILFSERNSYPSVEELAMPEYRIAGLRLNPNNYSPSRQTYINNFSLKNIKSNQTFQVTGLPTPLYASNISWNPSENKIAFTHTTQKGVDLYIIDLATKKAVKTNKAFLNVVLGSGLTWLNDNTIIYRTVTKPASAAPAKPLMPKGPTIQQNLGKAAPSATFQDLIKSPFDEQLFEFFATSQLVKNTAGVETPIGKPAIYGSTSLSPDKNYMMIETIRKPFSYLVTAYGFPSTVSITDLTGKTIKVIAELPSSEGTPSGYDNTQNVPHGFDWRDDEAATLVWSKPLDSGLIKKDVPFHDAVYALSAPFTGTEKELFKTQTRYRGVQWGDANLALIMEGLRSKQTSKVSRYNPTTGAVEELYSRNQTDAYGNPGSPVTTKNKYGRQVIKTVDNGTKLLMNNTVGSSEKGDLPFLAKFDLTTKKNEIIWRSAEGTFEYVSDVINPDKLVLLTRKESQKLVPNYFIKNLMLRIADQPITNFTNPYPSLEGITKQKISYKRADGVDLTGDLYLPKGYNKDKDGPLPSLIWAYPREFNSAADAAQIRGSKDKFTTISWASPIFWVTRGYAVLDNAEMPIVAIDGKKPNDTFVDQLQLNAEAAINKLAELGVGDKKRMAVGGHSYGAFMTANLLAHTNLFAAGIARSGAYNRTLTPFGFQNEERTYWQVPQLYYEMSPFSYADKIKTPILLIHGDSDDNPGTFPINSERLFNAIKGAGGTTRFVFLPYEAHSYRGKENLLHMLWEQDQWLEKYVKNKK; encoded by the coding sequence ATGATTAAAAAACTACACCTCTATTTATTGATAGCGAGCGCTTCTATTTCGCTTAATTCAGCTGCACAAGATGCCGTAAGCTACCAAACCCCACCAAAAGAAATTGCCGATTTATTACTTGCCAAACCAACACCCGGCGTAAGTATAGATGGCAAGGCAGAATGGATCTTGTTTAGCGAGCGCAATTCTTATCCTTCGGTAGAAGAGCTGGCCATGCCCGAATACAGAATTGCAGGCTTGAGGTTGAACCCCAATAATTACTCGCCAAGCAGGCAAACCTACATCAACAATTTTAGTTTAAAAAACATCAAATCCAACCAAACGTTTCAGGTTACAGGATTACCAACGCCTTTATATGCCAGCAACATCAGCTGGAATCCATCAGAAAATAAAATTGCCTTTACCCACACTACTCAAAAAGGGGTAGATCTTTACATTATTGATCTGGCTACAAAAAAAGCGGTAAAAACCAATAAAGCTTTTTTAAACGTAGTTTTAGGTAGTGGCCTTACCTGGTTAAATGATAACACCATTATCTACCGCACGGTAACTAAACCCGCCAGTGCCGCCCCAGCAAAACCATTAATGCCTAAAGGGCCAACTATTCAGCAAAATTTAGGCAAAGCTGCGCCCAGCGCCACTTTTCAGGATTTAATTAAATCACCTTTTGATGAGCAATTGTTTGAGTTTTTCGCAACCTCGCAATTGGTGAAAAATACAGCAGGCGTAGAAACGCCCATTGGTAAACCCGCTATTTATGGCTCAACAAGTTTATCGCCCGATAAAAACTACATGATGATCGAAACCATACGTAAACCTTTTTCTTACCTGGTTACGGCATATGGTTTTCCATCCACAGTAAGTATTACCGATTTAACCGGAAAAACCATTAAAGTGATAGCGGAACTGCCTTCATCTGAAGGTACCCCATCTGGCTATGATAATACACAAAATGTACCTCACGGTTTCGATTGGAGAGATGATGAAGCTGCAACATTGGTTTGGAGCAAGCCATTGGATAGTGGTTTAATTAAAAAGGATGTTCCCTTTCATGATGCAGTTTATGCGTTAAGTGCACCTTTTACCGGAACAGAAAAAGAATTATTTAAAACACAAACCCGTTACCGCGGTGTACAATGGGGCGATGCCAACCTTGCCCTGATTATGGAAGGCTTACGCAGCAAACAAACCAGTAAAGTGAGCCGCTATAACCCCACAACCGGTGCAGTAGAAGAATTATACAGCCGCAACCAGACAGATGCCTATGGCAATCCAGGTTCTCCGGTTACTACTAAAAACAAATATGGCCGGCAGGTCATTAAAACGGTTGACAATGGCACCAAACTGTTAATGAACAATACGGTAGGTTCATCAGAAAAAGGAGATTTACCTTTCTTAGCTAAATTCGACTTAACCACCAAAAAGAATGAAATAATCTGGCGCAGTGCCGAAGGAACCTTCGAATATGTAAGCGATGTAATTAATCCTGATAAACTGGTTTTGCTGACCCGCAAAGAGAGTCAGAAATTGGTACCGAACTACTTTATTAAAAACCTGATGCTCCGCATCGCCGATCAGCCAATTACCAATTTCACTAATCCATACCCATCATTAGAAGGCATTACCAAACAGAAAATTTCTTACAAACGTGCCGATGGTGTAGATTTAACAGGCGACCTGTATTTACCTAAAGGTTATAATAAAGATAAGGATGGGCCACTACCTTCATTAATTTGGGCTTATCCACGTGAGTTTAACTCCGCAGCAGATGCCGCACAGATCCGTGGATCAAAAGATAAATTTACAACCATTAGCTGGGCCTCACCTATATTCTGGGTAACCCGTGGTTATGCTGTGCTGGATAATGCTGAAATGCCAATTGTTGCCATAGATGGCAAAAAACCTAACGATACCTTTGTAGATCAATTACAGTTAAATGCTGAGGCTGCCATTAATAAACTGGCAGAGTTAGGTGTTGGCGATAAAAAACGTATGGCTGTTGGAGGACATAGTTATGGTGCATTTATGACCGCAAACTTATTGGCCCATACCAACCTTTTTGCTGCAGGTATTGCCCGTAGCGGAGCTTATAACCGTACCCTTACGCCATTTGGTTTTCAGAATGAAGAACGTACCTACTGGCAGGTACCACAGTTGTATTACGAAATGAGTCCGTTTAGTTATGCCGATAAAATTAAAACCCCGATATTGTTAATCCATGGCGATTCTGACGATAACCCAGGTACCTTCCCTATTAATAGCGAACGTTTGTTTAATGCCATTAAAGGTGCTGGTGGTACTACCCGTTTTGTATTTTTACCTTATGAAGCACACAGCTACCGTGGCAAAGAAAACCTGTTGCATATGCTTTGGGAGCAAGACCAATGGTTAGAAAAATACGTTAAAAACAAAAAATAA
- a CDS encoding molecular chaperone DnaJ gives MDYIDYYKILDLKKDATTEDIKKAYRKLARKHHPDLNPNNEEANKKFQQINEANEVLSDPEKRKKYDKYGKDWQHADQLDAQQQQQRQYQSQGGGYGGNSYSGGFGGDDFSDFFSSMFGGGGRSSRNSPFKGQDYNADLQLNLLDAYTTHKQTLTVNGKQVRITIPAGVENGQKIKLPGYGAPGVNNGPPGDLYIKFNITDNPKFKRKGNDIYIQEEIDVYTAVLGGEKIVETLNGKVKLKVPEGTQPDATLRLKGKGFPLYKKENQFGDLYIKWLVKLPTNLNAEQKELFEKLSKF, from the coding sequence ATGGACTACATAGACTATTATAAAATCCTCGATTTAAAGAAAGATGCAACAACTGAGGATATTAAAAAAGCTTATAGAAAATTAGCCCGAAAACATCACCCCGATCTTAATCCAAACAATGAAGAAGCCAATAAAAAATTTCAGCAAATTAATGAGGCTAACGAGGTTTTGAGTGATCCTGAGAAGCGGAAAAAATATGACAAGTATGGTAAAGATTGGCAGCATGCCGATCAGTTAGATGCCCAGCAACAGCAGCAAAGGCAGTACCAATCGCAAGGCGGAGGTTATGGAGGCAATAGCTATTCAGGAGGTTTTGGCGGCGATGATTTTTCTGATTTCTTTTCTTCCATGTTTGGTGGTGGAGGCAGAAGCAGCAGAAATTCTCCTTTTAAAGGTCAGGATTACAATGCCGATCTTCAGCTAAACCTGCTCGATGCTTATACTACTCACAAACAAACTTTAACTGTAAATGGGAAACAAGTGCGTATTACCATCCCGGCAGGTGTAGAGAACGGACAGAAAATTAAACTACCAGGTTACGGTGCACCAGGTGTAAACAATGGCCCTCCCGGAGATTTGTACATCAAATTTAATATTACAGATAACCCTAAGTTTAAACGAAAGGGAAACGACATCTATATCCAGGAAGAAATAGATGTATATACCGCTGTTTTAGGAGGCGAAAAAATTGTAGAAACCTTAAATGGCAAGGTTAAACTTAAGGTGCCCGAAGGTACACAACCCGATGCCACTTTACGTTTAAAAGGAAAAGGGTTTCCGCTTTATAAAAAGGAAAATCAGTTTGGCGATTTATATATCAAGTGGCTGGTAAAATTACCGACCAACCTCAATGCAGAACAAAAAGAACTATTCGAAAAACTTTCCAAATTCTAA
- a CDS encoding ATPase has translation MSDISSKFIEKIKSSYAPTGSYIYLGAGILDGQVYSEAEVNLSLKMMNRHGLIAGATGTGKTRTLQLLAEQLSDASVPVFMLDVKGDLSGLNQPGSVNPKIEERAQQLNKPFSPSGFPIEIYSLSGKMGSQMRATVLEFGPTLLSKILDLNDTQAGVMAVIFKYADDNKMPIIDLNDLKKLVSYLSEGAGAAEIKSSYGTISTATSGTILRKIVAIEQQGLAGMFGEKSFDIEDLFERVDGKGTISLLNIADVQNQPVLYSTFLLSLLAELFNTMPEVGDLDKPKLIFFFDEAHLLFKNSSKAFLEQIETIIRLIRSKGIGVFFCTQAPTDVPESVLGQLGNRVQHALRAFTPNDVDALKKTVNTYPKSDFYEIDKILTSLGTGQALVTVLNEKGIPTEVSATMLTPPRAVMGPLTAADFDQLVHASSKYTKYKDPIDPESAYDILTKRINEQTAAAEQEKQEAEAQKQAEQESKPKPGEKSLVEQVMGATITRQIGKEIVRGIFGMLTGKKTRSKTGGGLFGF, from the coding sequence ATGAGCGATATTTCTTCAAAATTCATCGAAAAAATAAAATCATCCTATGCCCCTACAGGCTCATACATTTATTTAGGCGCCGGAATTTTAGACGGTCAGGTTTACAGCGAAGCTGAAGTTAATTTGTCGCTAAAAATGATGAACAGACACGGCTTAATTGCCGGAGCGACCGGAACAGGTAAAACGCGAACCCTGCAATTATTGGCAGAACAACTGTCAGATGCCAGCGTTCCTGTTTTCATGCTGGATGTGAAAGGTGATTTATCAGGTTTAAATCAACCTGGTTCGGTGAATCCAAAAATAGAAGAAAGAGCACAACAACTCAACAAACCTTTTTCACCATCCGGCTTTCCCATCGAAATTTATTCGCTTTCGGGCAAAATGGGGTCTCAGATGCGGGCAACGGTATTAGAATTTGGCCCAACGCTTTTATCCAAAATATTAGATTTAAACGATACGCAGGCGGGTGTTATGGCTGTAATTTTCAAATATGCCGACGATAACAAAATGCCGATTATTGATTTAAATGATTTAAAGAAGCTGGTTTCTTATTTATCAGAAGGTGCAGGTGCCGCCGAAATAAAAAGTAGTTATGGCACCATCTCAACCGCCACTTCTGGTACCATATTAAGAAAAATTGTCGCCATAGAGCAACAAGGACTAGCAGGTATGTTCGGTGAAAAATCTTTTGATATTGAAGATCTTTTCGAGCGTGTTGATGGCAAAGGAACCATAAGTTTGTTAAATATTGCCGACGTTCAAAATCAGCCCGTATTATACTCTACATTTTTGTTAAGCTTATTGGCTGAGTTATTTAACACCATGCCCGAAGTTGGCGATTTAGATAAGCCAAAACTGATCTTCTTTTTTGATGAAGCGCATTTATTGTTCAAAAATTCTTCGAAAGCATTTTTAGAGCAGATTGAAACCATCATCAGGTTAATCCGTTCAAAAGGAATTGGTGTTTTCTTCTGTACGCAAGCTCCCACAGATGTTCCGGAAAGTGTTTTAGGACAATTGGGTAACCGTGTACAACATGCATTAAGGGCATTTACGCCTAATGATGTAGATGCTTTGAAAAAAACAGTTAATACCTACCCAAAATCAGATTTTTACGAGATCGATAAAATATTAACCTCACTGGGAACAGGTCAGGCATTGGTTACTGTCTTGAACGAAAAAGGTATTCCAACGGAAGTATCTGCTACCATGCTTACCCCACCAAGGGCCGTAATGGGACCACTTACAGCTGCAGATTTCGATCAGCTTGTTCATGCCAGCTCGAAGTATACTAAATACAAAGACCCTATCGATCCTGAAAGTGCTTATGATATTCTAACTAAACGCATTAATGAGCAAACTGCAGCAGCAGAACAGGAAAAACAGGAAGCCGAAGCTCAAAAACAGGCCGAACAAGAAAGCAAACCTAAACCAGGTGAAAAGAGTCTTGTTGAACAGGTAATGGGGGCAACAATAACCCGTCAAATAGGTAAAGAAATTGTCAGGGGCATTTTTGGTATGCTTACAGGAAAGAAAACACGTTCAAAAACCGGTGGCGGACTTTTTGGATTTTAA
- a CDS encoding nucleotidyltransferase: MKPTLLILAAGMASRYGSMKQIDGFGPNGETIIDYSIYDAINAGFGKVVFIIKEEFVKEFKAIFEPKLEGRIETAYVFQNFDLKQFGIEEEIYREKPWGTAHAILSGRNEIKEPFCVINADDYYGFDAFKKMVDFLTTEVTDSNYAIIGYEVGKTLSEFGAVSRGVCKVDASGNLEEIVERTKVYPKDGSIFYEEDGEEFPLAYETPVSMNFWGFTPAVFKITEDLFRTFAEANKDKPKAEFFIPLIGENLVKSNTASFKVVPTSNKWFGVTYKEDKPYVQDCIDQLVKNGTYPEKLWN, translated from the coding sequence ATGAAACCCACCCTATTAATATTGGCTGCAGGTATGGCAAGCCGTTATGGAAGTATGAAACAAATTGATGGTTTTGGTCCGAATGGCGAAACCATTATCGATTATTCAATATATGATGCAATTAATGCCGGCTTTGGCAAAGTTGTATTTATTATTAAAGAAGAGTTTGTAAAAGAGTTCAAAGCTATTTTCGAACCTAAACTTGAGGGAAGAATTGAAACTGCGTATGTTTTTCAAAATTTCGACTTAAAACAGTTTGGTATTGAAGAAGAAATATACAGAGAAAAACCATGGGGTACCGCACATGCAATCCTTTCGGGCAGAAACGAAATTAAAGAACCATTCTGCGTCATTAACGCTGATGATTACTACGGTTTTGATGCCTTTAAAAAAATGGTCGATTTCTTAACTACAGAGGTAACAGACAGCAATTATGCTATTATCGGTTACGAAGTTGGCAAAACCTTATCAGAATTTGGTGCGGTTTCGCGTGGCGTTTGCAAAGTTGATGCATCAGGTAATCTGGAAGAGATTGTAGAACGTACAAAAGTTTATCCTAAAGACGGTAGTATTTTTTATGAAGAAGATGGTGAAGAGTTTCCTTTAGCTTACGAAACTCCGGTTTCGATGAATTTCTGGGGATTTACGCCAGCGGTTTTTAAAATTACCGAAGATTTGTTCAGAACATTTGCTGAGGCAAATAAAGATAAACCAAAAGCAGAATTCTTTATCCCGTTAATAGGTGAAAACCTGGTAAAAAGTAATACAGCAAGCTTTAAAGTTGTACCAACCTCAAACAAATGGTTTGGTGTAACCTATAAAGAAGATAAACCGTATGTTCAGGATTGTATTGACCAATTGGTTAAAAACGGAACATATCCAGAAAAACTATGGAACTAA
- a CDS encoding molecular chaperone DnaK, translating to MGKIIGIDLGTTNSCVSVMEGNEPVVIANSEGKRTTPSIVAFAENGERKVGEPAKRQAITNPTKTIYSIKRFMGNSYDESAKEAGRVPYKVIKGDNNTPRVEIDDRKYTPQEISAMILQKMKKTAEDFLGQEVTEAVITVPAYFNDAQRQATKEAGEIAGLTVKRIINEPTAAALAYGLDKAHKDMKIVVFDCGGGTHDVSVLELGDGVFEVKSTDGDTHLGGDDFDHIIIDWLTSEFKAENSMDLAKDPMALQRLKEAAEKAKIELSSTTSTEINLPYITADASGPKHLVRTLSRAKFEQLADSLIKRTIDPCKSALKNAGLSTSDIDEIILVGGSTRIPAIQEAVKAFFGKEPSKGVNPDEVVAIGAAIQGGVLTGDVKDVLLLDVTPLSLGIETMGGVMTKLIESNTTIPTKKSETFSTAADNQPSVEIHILQGERPMAGQNRTIGRFILDGIPPAPRGVPQVEVSFDIDANGILHVSAKDKATGKEQKIRIEASSGLTDAEIKKMKEEAEANAADDAKQKEEADKINGADALIFSTEKQLKEFGDKLSADKKAPIEAGLEKLKAAHGSRNFADIDAAQAELQNAWNAASEEMYKDGGQPQGGEQPQADGQPQGGDNVTDVDFEEVKEDDKK from the coding sequence ATGGGAAAAATTATTGGAATAGACTTAGGAACAACAAACTCTTGCGTAAGCGTAATGGAGGGCAACGAGCCTGTAGTTATCGCAAACAGTGAGGGTAAACGTACTACACCGTCTATTGTTGCTTTTGCAGAAAACGGTGAGCGTAAGGTTGGCGAGCCTGCTAAACGTCAGGCTATAACCAACCCAACAAAAACGATATATTCGATTAAACGCTTTATGGGTAACAGCTACGACGAAAGTGCGAAAGAAGCTGGACGTGTACCTTATAAAGTGATTAAAGGTGATAATAACACGCCACGTGTTGAAATCGATGACAGAAAATATACTCCACAGGAAATTTCTGCAATGATTTTGCAGAAAATGAAAAAAACTGCTGAAGATTTCCTGGGTCAGGAAGTAACTGAAGCGGTAATTACGGTACCTGCTTATTTTAACGATGCACAACGTCAGGCAACTAAAGAAGCTGGCGAAATTGCAGGTTTAACTGTAAAACGTATCATTAACGAGCCAACTGCAGCTGCTTTAGCTTATGGTTTAGATAAAGCACACAAAGACATGAAAATTGTGGTGTTTGACTGTGGTGGTGGTACACATGACGTTTCTGTTTTAGAATTAGGTGACGGTGTTTTTGAAGTAAAATCTACTGATGGTGATACACACTTAGGTGGTGATGACTTTGACCACATTATTATTGATTGGTTAACAAGCGAATTCAAAGCTGAAAACAGCATGGATTTAGCTAAAGACCCAATGGCTTTACAACGTTTAAAAGAAGCTGCTGAGAAAGCTAAAATTGAGTTATCGAGCACAACTTCAACTGAAATTAACTTACCATACATTACTGCTGATGCCAGCGGCCCTAAACACTTAGTACGTACATTATCTCGTGCTAAATTTGAGCAATTGGCTGATAGTTTGATTAAACGCACGATCGATCCTTGTAAATCTGCTTTGAAAAATGCTGGTTTAAGCACAAGTGATATCGACGAAATTATCCTGGTAGGTGGTTCAACCCGTATTCCTGCTATCCAGGAAGCAGTTAAAGCTTTCTTCGGTAAAGAGCCAAGTAAAGGTGTTAACCCTGATGAGGTTGTAGCTATCGGTGCTGCTATTCAAGGTGGTGTGTTAACTGGTGATGTGAAAGATGTATTGTTATTAGACGTTACACCTTTATCATTAGGTATCGAAACTATGGGTGGTGTAATGACTAAATTAATCGAGTCTAACACTACAATTCCAACTAAAAAATCAGAGACTTTCTCAACTGCAGCTGATAACCAGCCTTCAGTAGAAATCCATATTTTACAAGGTGAACGCCCAATGGCTGGTCAGAACCGTACAATTGGCCGTTTCATTTTAGATGGTATTCCACCAGCACCTCGTGGTGTGCCTCAGGTAGAAGTATCGTTTGATATTGATGCTAACGGTATCTTACACGTAAGTGCTAAAGATAAAGCTACTGGTAAAGAGCAAAAAATCCGTATCGAAGCATCTTCAGGTTTAACTGATGCTGAGATCAAAAAAATGAAAGAAGAAGCTGAAGCTAATGCAGCAGATGATGCTAAGCAGAAAGAAGAAGCTGATAAAATCAACGGTGCTGATGCTTTAATTTTCTCAACTGAGAAACAATTAAAAGAGTTTGGTGATAAATTATCTGCTGATAAAAAAGCGCCAATCGAAGCTGGTTTAGAGAAATTGAAAGCAGCACACGGTTCTCGTAACTTTGCAGATATCGATGCAGCACAAGCTGAATTGCAAAATGCATGGAACGCAGCATCAGAGGAAATGTACAAAGATGGCGGTCAGCCTCAAGGTGGCGAACAACCACAAGCTGATGGTCAGCCTCAAGGTGGCGATAACGTGACTGACGTTGATTTTGAAGAAGTAAAAGAAGACGATAAGAAATAG